Proteins encoded in a region of the Myxococcota bacterium genome:
- a CDS encoding PQQ-dependent sugar dehydrogenase, protein MQRTPRAHRLAVAIAVAVALGAGVLACAGGTRDRDAAHAGADGAPADDASAGDDTGRDAWVKPDAMGAIYAENCAVCHGANLEGAAQGPSLRADPLAHGASIDELVASIADGYPQARMPAWRGVIADDDLRGLAIYLAEKRRGDPGPDGYGVGAAPVVPTGIVHSELHDFEIELVWSGLEEPYSIAPMPDGGILATEKMRGLLRIDPARGTATRVTGTPRFYDDAPMRGTMYAGQGWAHEVALHPRYAENGWIYLSYGDRCDGCNAASRASGAPVSMLKLVRGRLDGARWVDEETVWEAPRESYEVGVENGISARIEFDDADRVYLTVGVLADYRKVQDLREPFGKILRVRDDGSIPEDNPFLDVPGALPAIYTLGHRNAQGLAFDRRTRTMWSSEHGPRGGDETNLVRAGANYGWPLVSLGVDYDGRPIHYAEEYGIAFDPADLTGPVLDWTPSPGLSSMVFYEGDAFPRWRGQLLQASLAATKLVRVVTDGASARRAETLLEGIGRLRDVEVAPDGTVLLLVEHRAGSLVLRLVPASPPRPAATASTPED, encoded by the coding sequence ATGCAGCGCACGCCGCGGGCGCACCGGCTCGCAGTGGCCATCGCCGTCGCGGTCGCACTCGGCGCAGGCGTCCTCGCGTGCGCGGGCGGCACGCGCGACCGCGACGCCGCGCACGCGGGGGCGGACGGCGCGCCGGCCGACGACGCGAGCGCCGGCGACGACACCGGGCGCGACGCCTGGGTCAAGCCCGACGCGATGGGCGCGATCTACGCCGAGAACTGCGCCGTCTGCCACGGCGCGAATCTCGAGGGCGCGGCGCAGGGCCCGTCGCTGCGCGCCGACCCGCTCGCGCACGGCGCGTCGATCGACGAGCTCGTCGCGAGCATCGCCGACGGCTACCCGCAAGCGCGCATGCCCGCGTGGCGCGGCGTCATCGCGGACGACGACCTGCGCGGCCTCGCCATCTACCTCGCCGAGAAGCGGCGCGGCGACCCGGGCCCCGACGGCTACGGCGTCGGCGCCGCACCCGTCGTGCCGACGGGCATCGTGCACTCCGAGCTGCACGACTTCGAGATCGAGCTCGTCTGGAGCGGGCTCGAGGAGCCGTACTCGATCGCGCCGATGCCGGACGGGGGCATCCTCGCGACCGAGAAGATGCGCGGGCTGCTGCGGATCGACCCCGCGCGCGGTACGGCGACGCGCGTGACGGGCACGCCCCGCTTCTACGACGACGCGCCGATGCGCGGCACGATGTACGCGGGACAGGGCTGGGCGCACGAGGTCGCGCTGCATCCGCGCTACGCGGAGAACGGCTGGATCTACCTCTCCTACGGCGACCGCTGCGACGGGTGCAACGCGGCGAGCCGCGCGAGCGGCGCGCCCGTGTCGATGCTGAAGCTCGTGCGCGGGCGGCTCGACGGCGCGCGCTGGGTCGACGAGGAGACCGTCTGGGAGGCGCCGCGCGAGTCGTACGAGGTCGGCGTCGAGAACGGGATCTCGGCGCGCATCGAGTTCGACGACGCCGACCGCGTGTACCTCACCGTCGGCGTGCTCGCCGACTACCGGAAGGTGCAGGACCTGCGCGAGCCGTTCGGCAAGATCCTCCGCGTGCGCGACGACGGGAGCATTCCCGAAGACAACCCGTTCCTCGACGTGCCGGGCGCGCTGCCCGCCATCTACACGCTCGGCCACCGCAACGCGCAGGGCCTCGCCTTCGATCGCCGCACGCGCACGATGTGGTCGTCCGAGCACGGGCCGCGCGGCGGCGACGAGACGAACCTCGTGCGCGCGGGCGCGAACTACGGCTGGCCGCTCGTGAGCCTCGGCGTCGACTACGACGGGCGCCCCATCCACTACGCCGAGGAGTACGGCATCGCGTTCGACCCGGCCGACCTCACGGGCCCCGTGCTCGACTGGACGCCCTCGCCCGGGCTCTCGAGCATGGTCTTCTACGAAGGCGACGCGTTCCCGCGCTGGCGCGGCCAGCTGCTGCAGGCCTCGCTCGCCGCGACCAAGCTCGTGCGCGTCGTGACCGACGGCGCGAGCGCGCGCCGCGCGGAGACGCTGCTCGAAGGCATCGGCCGTCTGCGCGACGTCGAGGTCGCGCCGGACGGCACGGTGCTGCTGCTCGTCGAGCACCGCGCGGGAAGCCTCGTGCTGCGGCTCGTTCCCGCGTCGCCGCCGCGCCCGGCGGCGACGGCGAGCACTCCGGAGGACTGA
- a CDS encoding sulfite exporter TauE/SafE family protein, which yields MLALGIALSLLVGVSLGFFGGGGSILTVPLLVYVFGLEAKRAIASSLLVVAAASLSGAVQHWRAGNVELRTAATFGAAGMAGAHVGGRLGAWLDGSLLLLLFALMMGFTAFGMWRGRRAPAAGAAHERALGRLVAQGAGVGLFTGLVGAGGGFLIVPALALWAGLEMPVAVGTSLVVIVMNCLAGFAGYASHVDVDAGLVAAVAATAVAGSFVGAALARRVAPASLRRAFAGFVAAMSAFVLVREADAWVATARDALPASAPQAVLTLAVLAVGIATGRVTRRAPSDPLADRALYSEGGGI from the coding sequence GTGCTCGCACTCGGCATCGCGCTCAGTCTGCTCGTCGGCGTGTCGCTCGGCTTCTTCGGGGGCGGCGGCTCGATCCTCACCGTGCCGCTGCTCGTGTACGTGTTCGGGCTCGAGGCGAAGCGCGCGATCGCGAGCTCGCTGCTCGTCGTCGCGGCCGCGAGCCTGTCGGGCGCCGTGCAGCACTGGCGCGCGGGCAACGTCGAGCTGCGCACGGCGGCGACGTTCGGCGCGGCCGGCATGGCGGGCGCACACGTCGGCGGGCGCCTCGGCGCCTGGCTCGACGGCTCGCTGCTGCTGCTGCTGTTCGCGCTCATGATGGGCTTCACGGCGTTCGGCATGTGGCGCGGGCGGCGCGCACCCGCCGCCGGCGCCGCGCACGAGCGCGCGCTCGGTCGGCTCGTCGCGCAGGGCGCGGGCGTCGGGCTGTTCACCGGCCTCGTCGGCGCGGGCGGCGGCTTCCTGATCGTGCCCGCGCTCGCGCTGTGGGCGGGGCTCGAGATGCCCGTCGCGGTCGGCACCTCGCTCGTCGTCATCGTCATGAACTGCCTCGCCGGCTTCGCCGGCTATGCGAGCCACGTCGACGTCGATGCCGGGCTCGTCGCCGCCGTGGCCGCGACGGCGGTCGCGGGCTCGTTCGTCGGCGCCGCACTCGCGCGACGCGTCGCGCCCGCGTCGCTGCGGCGCGCGTTCGCGGGCTTCGTCGCCGCGATGTCCGCGTTCGTGCTCGTGCGCGAAGCCGACGCGTGGGTCGCGACGGCGCGCGACGCGCTCCCGGCGAGCGCGCCGCAGGCCGTGCTCACGCTGGCCGTGCTCGCCGTCGGCATCGCGACGGGGCGCGTGACGCGGCGCGCGCCGAGCGACCCGCTCGCCGACCGCGCGCTCTACTCGGAGGGCGGCGGCATCTGA
- a CDS encoding rhodanese-like domain-containing protein: protein MTAYDDVAPRDAHARAGELTAIDVREPNEWDGALGRVPGALHVPLGELAARADALPRGRALLLVCRSGRRSAAACETLAARGLGPLHNLEGGMIAWCRAGLPVERRDPSTPAALVDGLVAWLAQVTMQTPDAARARVGDALAPRASTTRDDAARAIDAVEAALAGDGAPADLDLVVASYRRALRALGAG from the coding sequence ATGACCGCCTACGACGACGTCGCGCCGCGCGACGCGCACGCGCGGGCGGGCGAGCTGACCGCGATCGACGTGCGCGAGCCGAACGAGTGGGACGGCGCGCTCGGCCGCGTGCCCGGAGCGCTCCACGTGCCGCTCGGCGAGCTCGCGGCGCGCGCCGACGCGCTGCCGCGCGGGCGTGCGCTCCTGCTCGTGTGCCGCTCGGGGCGCCGCTCCGCGGCGGCCTGCGAGACGCTCGCGGCGCGCGGGCTCGGCCCGCTCCACAACCTCGAAGGCGGCATGATCGCGTGGTGCCGCGCAGGGCTCCCGGTCGAGCGCCGCGACCCGTCGACGCCCGCCGCGCTCGTCGACGGCCTCGTCGCGTGGCTCGCGCAGGTGACGATGCAGACGCCGGACGCGGCGCGCGCGCGCGTCGGCGATGCGCTCGCGCCGCGCGCGTCGACGACGCGCGACGATGCGGCGCGCGCGATCGACGCGGTCGAGGCCGCGCTCGCGGGCGACGGCGCGCCCGCCGATCTCGACCTCGTCGTCGCGTCCTACCGCAGGGCGCTGCGCGCGCTCGGCGCGGGCTGA
- a CDS encoding MBL fold metallo-hydrolase: MHIQHFFDDLTGTLTYVVHDGRRGIVIDPIRDYEPKSARTSWRSAERVAAWLRERGIAIDWVVDTHAHADHMSGLPYFKEHFGARTVTGAGVGVVQAAFRDVYGLERDFPVDGSQFDRLVEDGERLAAGDLDVEVMHTPGHTPAHVALRVGDAVFVGDTLFMPDYGSARCDFPGGSAGVLWDSIQRLYALPDATRVFTGHDYRPNGRPLAFVATVGEHARANVQIRRDTSRDAYVAFREERDATLEAPLLILPSVQVNIRAGELPPPDANGIAYLRIPLDTLGRSRKR; the protein is encoded by the coding sequence ATGCACATCCAGCACTTCTTCGACGACCTCACGGGCACGCTCACGTACGTCGTGCACGACGGCCGGCGCGGCATCGTGATCGACCCGATCCGCGACTACGAGCCGAAGAGCGCGCGCACGTCGTGGCGGTCGGCCGAGCGCGTCGCCGCGTGGCTGCGCGAACGCGGCATCGCGATCGACTGGGTCGTCGACACGCACGCGCACGCCGACCACATGAGCGGCCTGCCCTACTTCAAGGAGCACTTCGGTGCGCGCACGGTCACGGGCGCGGGCGTGGGCGTCGTGCAGGCCGCCTTCCGCGACGTCTACGGCCTCGAGCGCGACTTCCCCGTCGACGGGAGCCAGTTCGACCGGCTCGTCGAGGACGGCGAGCGGCTCGCGGCGGGCGACCTCGACGTCGAGGTGATGCACACGCCCGGCCACACGCCCGCGCACGTGGCACTCCGCGTCGGCGACGCGGTCTTCGTCGGCGACACGCTCTTCATGCCCGACTACGGCTCGGCGCGCTGCGACTTCCCGGGTGGCTCGGCCGGCGTGCTGTGGGACTCGATCCAGCGCCTCTACGCGCTCCCCGACGCGACGCGCGTCTTCACCGGCCACGACTACCGTCCGAACGGCCGGCCGCTCGCGTTCGTCGCGACCGTCGGTGAGCACGCGCGCGCGAACGTGCAGATCCGCCGCGACACGTCGCGCGACGCGTACGTCGCGTTCCGCGAGGAGCGCGATGCGACGCTCGAGGCGCCGCTGCTCATCCTCCCGTCGGTGCAGGTGAACATCCGCGCGGGCGAGCTGCCTCCGCCCGACGCGAACGGCATCGCCTACCTGCGCATCCCGCTCGACACGCTCGGCCGGAGCAGGAAGCGATGA
- a CDS encoding LysR substrate-binding domain-containing protein — protein sequence MLSMGTPTLRQLEYLVAIADHGSFHAAARACGVTQPGLSAQIQQLESQLDAKLLERGGRKVLPTPAGEAVLRHARAVLADVDRLVEASHAHAQPLAGRLRLGVIPTVSPYFLPKALARVRRRYPSLEVWLREAKTDELVALLHRGELDVLLLALEARLDGLETLPLFRDAFVAALPAGHRLARRRQLRESDLADEPVLLLEDGHCLRDQALSFCAEAGTVERTDFRASSLPTLVQMVAGGAGATLLPEMAVRVEARSPGIAIVPFRGAAPARTIGLAWRAASPRAPEFRMLGEALGTPA from the coding sequence ATGCTGTCGATGGGCACGCCGACGCTCCGCCAGCTCGAGTACCTCGTCGCGATCGCCGACCACGGCAGCTTCCACGCGGCCGCGCGCGCCTGTGGCGTCACGCAGCCCGGGCTGAGCGCCCAGATCCAGCAGCTCGAGTCGCAGCTCGACGCGAAGCTCCTCGAGCGCGGCGGGCGCAAGGTGCTGCCGACGCCGGCCGGCGAGGCGGTGCTGCGCCACGCGCGCGCGGTGCTCGCCGACGTCGACCGCCTGGTCGAGGCGTCGCACGCGCACGCACAGCCGCTCGCGGGCCGGCTTCGGCTCGGCGTCATCCCGACCGTGTCGCCCTACTTCCTGCCGAAGGCGCTCGCGCGCGTGCGCCGCCGCTACCCCTCGCTCGAGGTCTGGCTGCGCGAGGCGAAGACGGACGAGCTCGTCGCACTGCTGCACCGCGGCGAGCTCGACGTGCTGCTGCTCGCGCTCGAGGCGCGCCTCGACGGGCTCGAAACCCTCCCGCTCTTCCGCGACGCGTTCGTCGCGGCGTTGCCGGCGGGGCACCGCCTCGCGCGGCGTCGTCAGCTGCGCGAGAGCGACCTCGCCGACGAGCCCGTGCTGCTGCTCGAGGACGGCCACTGCCTGCGCGACCAGGCGCTGTCGTTCTGCGCCGAGGCGGGCACCGTCGAGCGCACGGACTTCCGCGCGAGCAGCCTCCCGACGCTCGTCCAGATGGTCGCGGGCGGCGCCGGTGCGACGCTCCTCCCCGAGATGGCCGTGCGCGTCGAGGCGCGCTCGCCGGGCATCGCGATCGTGCCGTTCCGCGGCGCGGCGCCCGCGCGCACGATCGGGCTCGCGTGGCGCGCGGCGTCGCCGCGCGCGCCGGAGTTCCGCATGCTCGGAGAGGCGCTCGGCACGCCCGCCTGA
- a CDS encoding Dps family protein, with protein MENAPVVEALRRLLAETYTLYLKTHGHHWNVTGPMFHTLHTLFETEYTELALAVDRIAERIRAVGARAPASYSEFAELSTVREDVGPRTAREMLEGLAADQLRLVASARRVVEAAEAARDLATADLGVERIDVHEKNAWMLRSHLE; from the coding sequence GTGGAGAACGCACCCGTGGTCGAGGCGCTGCGGCGCCTGCTCGCCGAGACCTACACGCTCTACCTGAAGACGCACGGCCATCACTGGAACGTGACCGGCCCGATGTTCCACACGCTGCACACGCTGTTCGAGACGGAGTACACCGAGCTCGCGCTCGCGGTCGACCGCATCGCCGAGCGGATCCGCGCGGTCGGTGCGCGCGCGCCGGCGAGCTACTCGGAGTTCGCGGAGCTCTCGACGGTGCGCGAGGACGTCGGCCCGCGGACGGCGCGCGAGATGCTCGAGGGGCTCGCGGCCGACCAGCTGCGGCTCGTCGCCTCGGCGCGGCGCGTCGTCGAGGCGGCCGAGGCCGCGCGCGACCTGGCGACGGCCGATCTCGGCGTCGAGCGCATCGACGTGCACGAGAAGAACGCCTGGATGCTGCGGAGCCACCTCGAGTAG
- a CDS encoding globin-coupled sensor protein codes for MELCDAFAIDAHNLAIRRRFVRLGEAEQSLLRPLVGWARATAPSIAREFYDWQFEFPQTRAFFEAMAEQKQIPLGELRRALEAAQAGYLTEVFAGAQDGWGPEYFERRLGVGRTHDRIDLPMKWYLGSYAEYERLVARHLPRSVRWRPRRCARVLEAVRRVFNLDMQAVADAYLLSVLRSIGLRIEALDVTGDADRTEQLGEAKRRIHQVLREVVGATDEIARTSEALLGATHQMSESASEVASASEQMSASLGEVGTHSAHAAAQAEQGVETSAELVRHVGELEQVAEAIDGVVQLIAKISQQTSLLAVNASVEAARAGTSGKGFAVVAEEVKKLSGESRAAADRILDSTQVLRGAVDASMSLAKRMASAVEAIQQGEQIVSKAVHEQTTAIRDIANSAAQASGSTTHVASASEELSRFVASLTRALESFDPDRL; via the coding sequence ATGGAGCTCTGCGACGCCTTTGCCATCGATGCGCACAACCTGGCCATCCGCAGGCGCTTCGTCCGCCTCGGCGAGGCCGAGCAGTCGCTCCTCCGTCCCCTCGTCGGATGGGCGCGCGCGACGGCGCCCTCGATCGCGCGCGAGTTCTACGACTGGCAGTTCGAGTTCCCGCAGACGCGCGCGTTCTTCGAGGCGATGGCGGAGCAGAAGCAGATCCCGCTCGGCGAGCTGCGCCGCGCGCTCGAGGCCGCGCAGGCCGGCTACCTGACCGAGGTCTTCGCGGGCGCACAGGACGGATGGGGCCCCGAGTACTTCGAGCGCCGCCTCGGCGTCGGGCGGACGCACGACCGCATCGACCTGCCGATGAAGTGGTACCTCGGAAGCTATGCGGAGTACGAACGGCTCGTCGCGCGCCACCTGCCGCGCTCGGTGCGCTGGCGGCCGCGCCGCTGTGCGCGCGTGCTCGAGGCGGTGCGGCGCGTGTTCAACCTCGACATGCAGGCCGTCGCGGACGCCTACCTGCTGAGCGTCCTGCGCAGCATCGGCCTCCGGATCGAGGCCCTCGACGTGACGGGCGACGCCGACCGCACCGAGCAGCTCGGCGAAGCGAAGCGGCGCATCCACCAGGTGCTGCGCGAGGTCGTCGGCGCGACCGACGAGATCGCGCGCACGTCCGAGGCGCTCCTCGGCGCCACGCACCAGATGTCGGAGAGCGCATCGGAGGTGGCGAGCGCGAGCGAGCAGATGAGCGCGAGCCTCGGCGAGGTCGGCACGCACTCCGCCCACGCGGCCGCACAGGCGGAGCAGGGTGTCGAGACGAGCGCCGAGCTCGTCCGCCACGTCGGCGAGCTCGAGCAGGTCGCCGAGGCGATCGACGGCGTCGTGCAGCTGATCGCGAAGATCTCGCAGCAGACGAGCCTGCTCGCGGTGAACGCGAGCGTCGAGGCGGCGCGGGCGGGCACGAGCGGCAAGGGCTTCGCCGTCGTCGCCGAGGAGGTCAAGAAGCTCTCCGGCGAGTCGCGCGCGGCGGCCGACCGCATCCTCGACTCGACCCAGGTGCTGCGCGGCGCGGTCGACGCCTCCATGTCGCTCGCGAAGCGCATGGCGAGCGCCGTCGAGGCCATCCAGCAGGGCGAGCAGATCGTGTCGAAGGCCGTCCACGAGCAGACGACGGCGATCCGCGACATCGCGAACTCCGCCGCGCAGGCGTCGGGCTCGACGACGCACGTCGCCTCGGCGTCCGAGGAGCTGTCCCGCTTCGTCGCCTCGCTGACGCGCGCCCTCGAGTCCTTCGACCCCGATCGCCTCTGA